Genomic window (Pirellulales bacterium):
TTCAACGCGCTCAGGGCTTGCGGTAAGGGTTTAAGTTCATCAGCTTGTCTCGCATTAGTATCGTTGATCTGCTGAACCTCAAATTTCCATTGGTCAAGCATTTCTTTATAAACTTTCATATCCTCTTTAGTCTCTGCTAGGACCATATTTTCAGTAGCAACCTTAATTTTGCGGTTCAATTCCGCAAGGCGGATTTCATCTTGATTAACCTTTGTAACATGCTTGTGTTTCAAGCGAATAATTGCTTTGCGTATTAAAGCTTCATGGTCAGGTTCGATAAGTATTTTACGAATGAGACTTAGCACAAAGTTGTTTAGCTTGTCGCTGTCAACGCTGGGATGCGGACAATTCGGTGAATATGGGCGAACATGCTTGTTAGGGTTACAGCGGTAAACTCTTTGTGATTCTTCGTTTGAATCAAGCTTTGCCCCATACATTTTAATTCCACAATTCGCACAAAATAAAAAACCGCTCAATAGGTACGATTGCGGATGCCGCATGGTAATTAATGATTTTCGCTGATTAATAATCTCCTGTACTTGCTCGAAAGTGCTACGCGGAACAATTGCTTCATGTGCATCCTCTACGACAATTAATCCCTCCGTTGCCACTGTCGAAAACTTGCCGCGCGGCCATCTTCCAACGCACAATATGCCCGCATAGACAGGGTTGCGGAGCATATCACCAACAACTGAAACGGAAAAATTATTTCCGTAAGTTGTTGCAATCTTACGTCTGTTAAACTCCGCAGCAATCGCACTTAACGACAAACCATTTAGGATTGCATCGTATGCCCATTGAATCAGCTTTATGATCTCCTTGTTATCAGTCGGGACCAACTTAGATTGCCAAGAAATGGGCTTTCGGAAGCGTTCGCGGTAGCCAACTTTACGTATCATCTTTCCTTGTTCATCGTAAATTTCACGATCATAACCAATTGCAATTCCCCCAATGCGTTGCCCGGCTTTAGCTTTCATGCGCTGTCCACTCGCCACCCGGTGCGCAATCTTAACGGATTCCTCGTGCGCTCCGTGTTGATCGACAATCGCGGTAATCACCCCCCCCAGGTTATTAAAGTCTAGCGATCCGCGCTGTGCGGTGACGATTGAAACGCCAGCATCGCGGAAGACGCGCCAATGCTCGATGGCATCGAACACGTCTTCCCGCGACATTCGGCTTTGTTCCGAGAGCAAAACAGCCTTAAACTTTCCAGACTTGGCTAATTTCATTAGCCGTTGAAAGTCTTCCCGTTTGGCGGATTCCGTCCCCGTCATTCCGTGGTCTTCAAACCAGTCGGTTATTTGATAGCCCTGTCGTTGCGCAAGAGTTTCAATATCCTTGCGTTGACGCGCTGGGCTATCTTCCTGCTTGTCTGTTGACATGCGGATATAACCAACGGCGGGAATAAGGGTGTTATGGTCGGGCATGACTAAGCAAGCTTCTTAGGGGAAATGGAATTAGCGGATAAATTGGTATCCAACAATTCTTGCTTACGGTTGTCAGCGGCGGAAATTACCCGCGCTAGTGAATCCAGGGAACTTAACTTATGAATTGCTTCGCAAATATCGTCCAGAATGAATGATTCCACTTCTTGCATCGTTTCCGTGTACTCTAAATCCGCAGTTGACTTCATTTGTACGCTAGCGTTAGGCATGGCTGCAATTGGCGGATTATCGAACTTAGAATCTTCTCGCGCCATGCGGGGTTTATGGTCTTTCAATTCCCCGGTGCTACGGGCGATCACTAGCCCTAAGCTGCGCTCAAAATCATCACGGCTTTTCCACGCCCAAGGATTTTGTTCCATATCCTTTGAAACAGCTTCTAGAATCTCCGGGTTATCGCAATGCGGTACTAGCAAGCGCCCTTGCGATTCCAGCATTTCACCTTTAGCAATTTTTTGCAAAAAGCTTTCCGGCAGTTTAAGTAAGCGGATAAGGTTTGTTGTCCAACTGTGCGTTTTTCCAAACAGTTTGGCAGCCGCAACATGGCTTTTCCCTCCGCCGCCGGCGGCCAACGGTTGGCAAATACGCTCCAGCAATTTAGCTTTCTCGATAGGGTTCAAATCCTTGCGCTGGACATTTTCGACTAGAATTTGATCCAACATGGTTTGATCGTTAACCGCGCGAATACGCGCTGGAATTGTTTTTAACTTGGCCAATTGTGCCGCCCGGAAACGGCGTTCCCCGGCAATCAATTGATACCGTGGACCAGCCGGGGAGTTAATTGGAC
Coding sequences:
- a CDS encoding recombinase family protein, whose product is MPDHNTLIPAVGYIRMSTDKQEDSPARQRKDIETLAQRQGYQITDWFEDHGMTGTESAKREDFQRLMKLAKSGKFKAVLLSEQSRMSREDVFDAIEHWRVFRDAGVSIVTAQRGSLDFNNLGGVITAIVDQHGAHEESVKIAHRVASGQRMKAKAGQRIGGIAIGYDREIYDEQGKMIRKVGYRERFRKPISWQSKLVPTDNKEIIKLIQWAYDAILNGLSLSAIAAEFNRRKIATTYGNNFSVSVVGDMLRNPVYAGILCVGRWPRGKFSTVATEGLIVVEDAHEAIVPRSTFEQVQEIINQRKSLITMRHPQSYLLSGFLFCANCGIKMYGAKLDSNEESQRVYRCNPNKHVRPYSPNCPHPSVDSDKLNNFVLSLIRKILIEPDHEALIRKAIIRLKHKHVTKVNQDEIRLAELNRKIKVATENMVLAETKEDMKVYKEMLDQWKFEVQQINDTNARQADELKPLPQALSAL
- a CDS encoding ParB/RepB/Spo0J family partition protein, with the translated sequence MNTVKTRSKNNPAQNEVSPDTFPDSEWSYLPLHLIEPNAANPRGDWEDQDLEKLVPSIEAVGILQAIVVRPINSPAGPRYQLIAGERRFRAAQLAKLKTIPARIRAVNDQTMLDQILVENVQRKDLNPIEKAKLLERICQPLAAGGGGKSHVAAAKLFGKTHSWTTNLIRLLKLPESFLQKIAKGEMLESQGRLLVPHCDNPEILEAVSKDMEQNPWAWKSRDDFERSLGLVIARSTGELKDHKPRMAREDSKFDNPPIAAMPNASVQMKSTADLEYTETMQEVESFILDDICEAIHKLSSLDSLARVISAADNRKQELLDTNLSANSISPKKLA